In one window of Miscanthus floridulus cultivar M001 chromosome 12, ASM1932011v1, whole genome shotgun sequence DNA:
- the LOC136497093 gene encoding photosystem I subunit O-like, whose product MAASTVSGLAGASLATRPAFSTSFTRGSRVSGRNPLMTRNLERNGRITCMTFPRDWLRRDLSIIGYGLIGWIGPSSVPAINGNSLTGLFFSSIGEELAHFPTPPPATSQFWLWLVTWHLGLFIVLTFGQIGFKGRTEDYFEK is encoded by the exons ATGGCCGCCTCCACCGTCTCCGGCCTCGCCGGCGCCTCCCTGGCCACCCGGCCGGCTTTCTCCACCA GCTTCACGAGGGGCAGCCGGGTGTCGGGGAGGAACCCGCTGATGACGAGGAACCTGGAGAGGAACGGCAGGATCACCTGCATGAC GTTTCCCCGGGACTGGCTGCGGAGGGACCTGAGCATCATCGGCTATGGGCTCATCGGCTGGATCGGCCCGTCCAGCGTCCCGGCCATCAACGGCAACAGCCTCACGGGGCTCTTCTTCTCCAGCATCGGCGAGGAGCTGGCCCACTTCCCCACGCCGCCGCCCGCCACCTCCCAGTTCTG GCTGTGGCTAGTGACGTGGCACCTGGGTCTCTTCATCGTGCTCACCTTCGGCCAGATCGGATTCAAGGGCAGGACCGAGGACTACTTCGAGAAGTGA
- the LOC136495427 gene encoding putative pentatricopeptide repeat-containing protein At5g37570, protein MKLLCDWDLSGTSRPKVPRSPKLGIHFKRPRGKTNAKATTRLPTRRRSRMTSAVARPSPPVATLFGRCRTARCIARTVSLGLHNHQSLLPRFAATCNALASPSHSAAAAASRPSPAVATLLGRCRTARCLAQLHARIIRLGLHNHHALLARFAAACDALECPSVAASFIAALPDSHTAPLRLRNAVLASLARHAPLHAALTEFNLLRHAALPDSFSFPCLLRACARVSCLPAGRALHAAAIRLGVHADLFIRTALIQLYGRCGVAGAARALFDQIDIPSEVSWTTIIVAYVNNGDIMTARELFDRMPHRNAVHWNVMVDGYVKCGDLEGARRLFDEMPERTATACTSLIGGYAKAGDMEVARLLFDKLEDRDLFSWSAMISGYAQNGYPGEALRTFDEFQGQGIHPDELVVVGLMSACSQLGNIRLARWIEDYITKYSIDMNNAHVLAGLVNMNAKCGNLERATVLFESMPVRDVFSYCSLMQGHCLHGSANKAVELFSQMLLEGHSPDNAVFTVVLTACSHAGLVEEAKKFFDMMKTVYLIVPSGEHYGCLVSLLGRYGMLEDAYQLIMSMPGKPHPGAWGALLGGCKLHCNIELGKIAAKKLFEIEPDNAGNYVSLSNMYANIDRWGDASEVRTEMTGKRITKIAGRTLVLP, encoded by the coding sequence ATGAAATTGTTGTGTGATTGGGATTTGTCAGGCACGAGTCGGCCCAAAGTGCCCCGAAGTCCAAAACTAGGCATCCATTTCAAGAGGCCGAGAGGCAAGACAAACGCAAAAGCCACAACCCGCCTCCCGactcgccgccgcagccgcatGACATCCGCCGTCGCCCGGCCATCCCCTCCGGTCGCCACCCTCTTCGGCCGCTGCCGCACTGCCCGCTGCATCGCCCGCACCGTCAGCCTCGGCCTCCACAACCACCAGTCCCTCCTACCCCGCTTCGCCGCCACCTGCAATGCCCTCGCGTCCCCATCCCACTCCGCTGCGGCCGCCGCCAGCCGGCCGTCCCCCGCGGTCGCCACTCTCCTCGGCCGCTGCCGCACCGCGCGCTGCCTCGCCCAGCTCCACGCCCGCATCATCCGCCTCGGCCTCCACAACCACCACGCCCTCCTCGCCCGCTTCGCCGCCGCCTGCGATGCCCTCGAGTGCCCCTCCGTCGCCGCCTCGTTCATCGCCGCGCTTCCCGACTCCCACACCGCCCCGCTCCGCCTCCGCAACGCCGTGCTCGCGTCGCTCGCCCGCCACGCCCCGCTCCACGCCGCGCTCACGGAGTTCAACCTCCTTCGACATGCCGCGCTCCCGGACTCCTTCTCGTTCCCCTGCCTCCTCCGCGCGTGCGCCCGCGTATCCTGCCTCCCCGCTGGACGAGCCCTGCATGCCGCCGCTATCCGCCTCGGCGTGCACGCCGACCTCTTCATCCGCACTGCGCTCATCCAGCTCTACGGCAGGTGCGGCGTGGCTGGCGCGGCCCGGGCGCTATTTGATCAAATCGACATCCCCAGTGAGGTTTCCTGGACCACCATTATCGTTGCCTATGTCAACAATGGTGACATCATGACAGCCAGAGAGCTGTTTGATAGAATGCCTCACCGGAACGCCGTGCACTGGAATGTGATGGTTGATGGTTACGTTAAGTGTGGGGACTTGGAGGGCGCAAGGAggctgtttgatgaaatgcctgaGAGAACTGCCACAGCATGTACATCTTTGATTGGCGGGTATGCAAAGGCAGGGGACATGGAAGTTGCGAGGTTGTTGTTTGATAAATTAGAGGACCGTGATCTGTTCTCATGGTCAGCGATGATATCAGGTTATGCACAGAATGGTTACCCTGGGGAGGCTTTGAGAACTTTTGATGAGTTCCAAGGGCAAGGCATACACCCAGACGAACTTGTTGTTGTTGGCCTGATGTCTGCATGCTCCCAACTAGGTAACATCAGGTTGGCAAGGTGGATTGAAGATTACATCACAAAGTACTCTATAGATATGAACAATGCTCATGTGTTGGCTGGTCTTGTGAACATGAATGCAAAGTGTGGGAACTTGGAGAGGGCTACTGTTTTGTTTGAGTCTATGCCAGTTCGAGAtgtgttttcatattgttcacTGATGCAAGGTCACTGCCTCCATGGTTCAGCTAATAAGGCTGTTGAACTTTTCTCTCAGATGCTTTTGGAGGGCCACTCCCCCGATAATGCTGTGTTTACAGTTGTTTTAACAGCTTGCAGTCATGCTGGCCTAGTAGAAGAAGCGAAGAAGTTCTTTGATATGATGAAGACTGTGTACTTGATCGTGCCATCTGGTGAGCACTATGGTTGCCTTGTCAGTCTTCTTGGACGTTATGGTATGCTAGAAGATGCATATCAGCTTATCATGTCGATGCCCGGGAAACCTCATCCTGGAGCATGGGGTGCACTGTTGGGTGGATGCAAGCTTCACTGTAATATTGAGCTTGGAAAAATTGCAGCAAAGAAACTTTTTGAAATTGAACCAGACAATGCTGGAAATTATGTCTCCCTGTCAAATATGTATGCTAACATTGATAGGTGGGGAGATGCTTCTGAAGTTAGAACTGAGATGACTGGAAAGAGAATAACCAAAATAGCAGGCCGTACCCTAGTTCTGCCGTGA